From Amphritea atlantica, a single genomic window includes:
- a CDS encoding spore maturation protein: protein MLHRIWLGFFLLAFAGGLYQWLAGGDADIFQRMVQSTFDMSKLSVELALGLIGTLAFWLGIMKLAEAAGLVEKLANGLSPLFTRLMPEVPKGHPAIGSMTMNLSANMLGLDNAATPLGLKAMQDLQQLNPDKARATNAQILFLVLNTSSVTLFPITVFLYRAQQGSTDPTSVFIPILIATCCSTLAGLLAVAWVQKIRLWERVTLFYLGGFFALLLAFIGYFATLTVEQLQQQSSLIGNLMIFSAIICFLGVAHLKGVNIYETFVEGAKEGFSVAIMIIPYLLAMLVAIGVFRASGVMDGVIWLLREGVSLLGMDTRFVDALPTALMKPLSGSGARAMMLDAIGTHGVDSFAGRLAAIIQGSTETTFYVLAVYFGSVGVRHTRHALACGLTADLAGIISAIVVGYWFFG from the coding sequence ATGTTACACAGAATCTGGCTGGGATTTTTCCTGCTCGCCTTTGCCGGCGGCCTGTATCAGTGGCTGGCAGGAGGCGATGCCGACATCTTTCAACGGATGGTGCAGTCAACCTTCGATATGTCGAAGCTCTCGGTTGAACTGGCGCTGGGACTGATCGGCACACTGGCCTTCTGGCTCGGCATCATGAAACTGGCAGAGGCGGCCGGGCTGGTGGAAAAGCTGGCCAACGGTCTCAGCCCGCTGTTTACCCGACTGATGCCGGAAGTCCCCAAAGGTCACCCGGCGATCGGATCAATGACGATGAATCTGTCGGCCAATATGCTGGGACTGGATAATGCGGCCACCCCGCTGGGGCTGAAAGCGATGCAGGATCTGCAGCAGCTTAATCCGGATAAGGCCCGCGCCACCAATGCCCAGATTCTGTTTCTGGTATTAAATACATCTTCCGTCACCCTGTTTCCGATCACAGTGTTTCTCTACCGGGCCCAGCAGGGATCAACTGACCCCACCTCGGTTTTCATTCCGATCCTGATTGCCACCTGCTGCTCCACTCTGGCAGGGCTGCTGGCCGTTGCCTGGGTGCAAAAGATCCGCCTGTGGGAACGGGTCACACTGTTCTACCTTGGCGGCTTCTTTGCCCTTCTGCTGGCGTTTATTGGTTACTTTGCCACGCTGACGGTCGAACAGTTGCAGCAACAGTCGTCTCTGATTGGTAACCTGATGATCTTCAGTGCGATTATCTGCTTTCTCGGAGTGGCCCACCTGAAAGGGGTGAATATCTATGAAACCTTTGTCGAGGGGGCTAAGGAGGGGTTTTCTGTCGCCATCATGATCATCCCCTACCTACTGGCGATGCTGGTAGCGATCGGCGTCTTCCGCGCCAGCGGCGTAATGGATGGGGTAATCTGGCTGCTGCGGGAGGGAGTATCACTGCTGGGCATGGACACCCGTTTTGTTGATGCCCTGCCCACCGCGTTAATGAAACCGCTGAGCGGCTCCGGCGCCCGGGCGATGATGCTTGATGCTATCGGCACCCATGGCGTGGATTCATTCGCCGGTCGCCTGGCGGCGATTATTCAGGGCTCGACCGAAACCACCTTCTATGTCCTGGCGGTCTATTTCGGTTCAGTGGGCGTACGCCACACCCGCCATGCACTGGCCTGCGGTCTGACCGCCGACCTGGCAGGCATTATCAGTGCGATTGTGGTGGGATACTGGTTCTTTGGTTAA